The DNA segment CAGTATTGTAATGTGCACTTGACTTAAAgtggaaatatatatttaaaacattaatgagGGTGAAATCAAACTCATTAGAAGCTTCTTCGTTTCAGCAGTAAAACATTTCAGAGCTTAAAGTAGAAACCACAGAGTACCACAACAGCCACCATAAACCCAGATGAAACACATAAACATGATCTGGGAAAGTGAATAGGGATAAATTaaacaaacagttgatggtagccattgaccaTAGTATATATGTACAGTCATGGgcaaaaatatcggcacccttgggAAATATGATCAAAGGCGGCTGGGAAAATTCAtgtgcattgttaatccttttgatcttttatttaaaaaattcacaaaaatgtatcctttcattggataataagaatttaaaatggggtgAAATGTcattatgaaattaatgtttttctctaatcCATTGATTtcccaagggtgccaatatttttggccatgactttaCATATTTTCATTCTATGGCTGTCAaaggctaccatcaactgtttggttcaaAATATCTTTAGTGTTCAGCAGAGGGtgtgaaaatgatgacagaatgaatCAGATGAATCAGAATTTCAATGTACGTTATGAGTCAAAATTGTAGGGTTGGACAAATGAGCCCTTAAATACTGCATGTCCCAGCTGACCCTTCACTTCAGTAGGAAACACAGGAAGCGTCTCGTTTCTGTAGGTTTTTTTGTGGATGTAGTCACACAGTCTCTTGATTGCATCAGGCTCCTATGAACATGAACACTGTACAAACTCAACAGCCCTTCAGAAGCGATGCACAAAGTTCCTCCAAACGTCTCTAGAGTTCTGCAGGACTCTGTTTCCGGAAGGTGGCCGCTGGCTGTCTCTGCTGGAGCGGAGGCTTGTTGGGTTTGTTCTTCTGACTCCACTGACACAGCAGGATGGATCTGAAGGTGGTGCGAAAGGTCTTGTTGCAGAGCGCGTAACACATGGGGTTAACAGTGCTGTTGACGTAACACAGCCAGTATCCCAGAGCCCACAGCGTCTCGGGGATGCACTCGTCACAGAAGGTGTTCACCAGGACCATGATGTTGTACGGCGTCCACGTGATGATGAAGGCCAGGAGGATGGCGCTCAGAGTCTGCGCCGCTTTCTTCTCTTTCACCAGAGAGACCTTCTTGCGCTTGTTGACCTGCGTCTTGGCCTTGCAGGCGAAGCGTTTGGCGAGCGCCGAGTCTTTGAGGGAGATGCTGGCGTTGGGTTGATCTTTGGAGCATCTCACGGATGTTTTGGAGTGATCGGACAATCCCTTTCTGTACGGTCTCGTGGCGTCTTCAGTTGGGTGGAGATTCTCGGAGATGGAGTACACGGCTCGGGCGTCTTCTccgtcctcttcctcctcttgatCCGACTGGTCAATGGACACAGTGGTTTCGTTGTTATTCCAGCTGTCCGAGTCGCCGCTGCGACCCTTCCAAGCTTTACAACTCAACGGCCAGAACCCAAACCGTCCGGTCCTGGTTCTCCCAGAGCTTCTCTGGCTGGACGGGTGGAGCTCCGAACTGCTGTGACTGCAAGAGTTTCCCGGATTCCCCACGGGTTCCTCCGGACTCCCTTGGTTCCCCGAACCCTTGAGTCCAGCAAGCTCTTTGGAGCGGTTCTCCGTCTCCTTGTAGATCCGCCAGTAGAGGACGGTCATGATGGTGACAGGCAGATAGAAAGCAGCGATGGCTGTGCAGAAAGTGGTGATCGGCTCCGAGAGGAACTGGATATAGCATTCTCCCAGAGGGACCGTCCGCTTCCCGACGAAATACTGCCAGAAGAGGATAGCTGGTGCCCAGAGGATGAAGGAAATGGACCAGGCGAGTCCGATCATGGTCATGGCTCTCTTCGTGGTGCGTTTGGCTCTGTACGTCAGCGGACGAGTGACGGAGAAGTACCTGTCGAAGCTGATGACCAGCAGGTTCATCACTGAAGCATTGCTAGCTACGTAATCAACAGCCAGCCACAGATCGCAGGCCCAGTTCCCGAGCGCCCAGTGGTCCATGATTATATACGTAGTGTAGAGGTTCATCGAAAGCACGCCGATGATGAGGTCTGCGAACGCCAGGCTGAGCAAATAATAGTTATTCACCGTCTTCAGCTGCTTGTTGACTTTAAAGGACACCAGGACCAGGATGTTCCCGGTGATGGTGACTAAGGACAGCGAGCCGCACAGGAACACAATCATCACGATCTGCCAGATGTTGTGTCCACCGAGTGATTCTGGAGACTCCAGAGTGGCATTGACGGTCAGATTGGAGCTCTGCATGAGGAGCGAATCGTTGACGGTCTTTACGTCACGTGGTACGAACTCTGTGACGGGATTGGCCCGCATCCCTGGAGAGCTGTTGGTCAGGAATGATCCGGGCTCGGCGCTCAGCGTCAGGTTCATGGTGACATACTCTGTGGACGAACCTGAGAGACGAGAGATATTACCATGAGAACTAGACAGAAAACACACTTGATCTCACACACAACTCTCTGATCATATcatattattatgcatttataaCATCGCCTCATACTGATTATACAGAAACTATTGATTAATAGTTTAATAATTTGACAATATTAGTTTATATAAGTAAAAACAAACTAACCACAAAAATGATTTGTGACCttggaccataaaaccagtcataagggctAATTTTTccgaaattgagatgtatacatcatctgaaagctgaatgaatattgtttctattgatgtatggtttattaggaggacaatatttgtaaatctggaatctgagggagcaaaaaaatctaaatattgagaaaatcatctttaatgtttttcaaatgaattcttagcaatgcatattactaatcaaaaatgacgttttgatttatttaaggtaggaaatttaccaaatatattcatagaacatgatatttactttatatcctaatgatttttggccaaaAAATACTTACCCATACTGGTATTGTTGGTTATTGATACacatataccccagagactcaagactgtgctccagggacacaaatCTTTTATTGTATTACTATTAAAAAGAAACTAACTAcaaatgattatattatattacacagcTATAGCTCTGATTTCTGTCAGGTAGTGACATCGTTTTATTTGTGACTCTGCTTGCAGCTTCTTTAAACTGTGAAGCTCTTGGGTTTGAGACATATCTGAGGACGTCATGATCCACAGGAAGAGGAAGATTCTCACTGACTGTCTAATGTTTGCAGGATGTTTGAGTTTGATTACACAGCGACAAAACTCAACGTCAAACTGTGGACGGATACGAGCTCAACCTGACAAGAGACGAGACtctggagagagagaaacatgatGAAGAGCTGTAAagaacagcagagagagagagagagacagagagagagagagagagagagagagagacagagagagagagagagacagagagacagagagagagagagagagagagagagagagagagagagagagagacagagagagagagagagagagagagagtgagagagagagagagagagagagagagagtgagagagagagagacagagagagacagagagagtgagagagagagagacagagagagagagagagagagagagagagagagacagagagagagacagagagagagagagagagagagagacagagagagagacagagagagagagagagagagagagagagagagagacagagagagagagagagagagagagagagagagagagacagagagagagagagagaaagagagagagagagagagagagagagagagagacagagagagagagacagagagagagagagagagagagagagagagacagagagagagagagagggatgatcTGATGCTGATCTGGTCTCTGTATCTCGTGTCTCTGCTCATGATGTCTGTATTCAATCATCAGCCTCGTAATGTTGTTTTCATCCACAGGCTTCGGGTCATATATGATATTGATTCACATCATGAGATGGCTTTAATTCATAACACCGCTGAATACcagaattattaatataaatgaatgTCTGTAATAATAACCTACATGATTCTTTTACAAACCTAATTCAGATTGTGAATCTTTTAATATCGCCTCTAGATTTGATCCATAATATTACACTGATATCTGCATGACCCTTGACCTTAAGCTGACCTCAGGTGACaggaagctgtgtgtgtgtttgaggacaAAACCTCCCTTTGgtcataaaaactgaaaatatgtacgTTTATACAGACTTTATTCTTGATTCATTActggatttttttcttcttgttagtTTATGTCTACAGTATTTGTCTGTCATGTGTTTGTCTCAGTTTTTGTCCATGATGTTTCTGGATTCTCTCTGGTTGATCCGGTGCTCATTCTGTTTGACATCCAAACGGCTGATAAAACACTGATTTCAGGCTCTCGTGTTGATGTGTTTTCATAAGGAGCtgattgtgtgtgtaaatgatcATAGTGAAGGACATTGATTATGTTTGAAGATCAATGCACCTAATGAATGTTTATGTAACAGCGCTGTGTGGTTTTCATTTCTTCTGtgttcttctgtgtgtgtgtgtgtgtgtgtgtgtgtgtgtgtgtgtgtgcgtcggTTCTTGACTTTGagactgtctgtcagtcacactcAAGACTAAACCAACTCAAACCCAGAACACACTCAGATTAATATTTCAGCTCcatgtattacagtttttttcgattgctaaacgacagcgagcacaactggagtcacatgtgcaaaactctaactacagtctgcactgcagcagttcatgtgaacaaactctagttcgtttttcattgcttgaacacagttttcaaaactctacacacttatcccacgactttaaccacaacctgcacaacactgtggatttacagcactttgttcaaatgctaacacactgctgtcaaaactgtgaagcacacattcagaacagaagagatttcaaacactgctgattggcccctcaattacagttttttacaatcactttgttactattttcagaaccttgatgtcatttttcacaactctagacacaaaactcacaaccaatgatcaaaatgcacatttttcaaaactctaacccttttctcaattgcttggatacaatacacataaaacttagatcatttgttcattcaacaaaaatcacctgttcaatatgacacaactaaacatcaaagtgctactatttcaaaaggcaatccacacattacatttcaaatgagtgtctattcatttccttacaatgatctaattatcaattgatacaactgctcaaaatgataagtaactgttgcattactcttagtatggaaacacacaaacaatcttcccagtttactgtaaatcatgaacgtttcaagataacgagattcattgtgACCAGTTAGCgcggagcatgaaccaattagactacaatatccatggatgtagcctaatatttgaTCATAATGCTTCCtcagacactgtgtctatggccccaaatactgtaccaccttttcagactatttacagtattgacagtactgCACTGTATAGATGCAGGCCCTTGTAATTGCTTGTCCAATTCTGCCAGCTCATTACTGATGATTGAGTGCACATTGTGAAAGAATTGATTGGGATCCAATTGCAAGAGCATAGTGATACGTAACATGGAGCCAGCAGGTGATCCAGGTCACAATGGAGGTCAAACAGTGGTGGGAGGAAGACGAGGAAGACGTGTTGGTCAAAGGAATGGTAGAGGACAGGCCCcccttctgagaggtggtcgtgggcctcgtttgagaggtgtgggggaacgtggaGAGTGATGGAGGTGGATGCAGAGgatgaccatcacaaattcatatatttggatgaggcaggttttaatctggcCAAGACAAGGAGGACAGGTCGGAATTTCATTGGCCAGCGGGAAACCATCCAAGTACCTGGACAACGTGCggctaacattaccatgtgtgcggctatatcagaagatggtgtggtgggtttcaatttcatagctaattatttttgctttgattcaaataaacttatgttgtaattgtacagtactgtagtgttttgcatcaatatattacaaactttgttcaatgattccactgtgtctgtagtattctctctactactgcagtacttttacagagatgtatttactgtacatgtaataccataatgaaacctgtatcacctattttgttctacaatatttaatgattgtacgaacaatgacacagtgaaactatcggttgcttctgtgtgggtgatctatagttatgtttcaatggtatttcacagtaaagttgtgtTGTGAACTAATGATTGTGCAGTTTTGCACGCTTCAAGGAGGAGATGATTCGGGTCTTTGACCACTCCGCCTATGGTGAGGAGGCTTCCCGACGGCTTTCCACACTTCGGCAGGGGAGGCATTCAAGCCTGACTTTTCCATTGAGTTCCGCACCCGCAACCCGCGTTGCTCGTTTTTTGGAGGGGCTTTCTCCTGAGGTTTGGGACGAGGTCCTCGTCCGCGAGATCCCCATCCGGCTCGGCGATCTTTTTTTTGACGTtggttttgatcttttttttgacGTTGGTTTTGACCAACGGCGCCGAGCTCACCGCCTGGAGGACACGCTTTTCTCTCCGCCCCTTCTCAGCTCCGCCCAAACAGAGCCCGAACCCATGCAGCTGGGAGGTCTTCTGATCTCACCTAAGGAGCGTGAGAGGAGGATTTCGAATCGCCTCTGCATATACTGTGCCAGCGCTACTCACTTTGTGTCTTCATGTCGGGTAAAAGCCAGGACTCGTCAGTAGGAGGAGGGTTACTGGCGAGCGCCATCACTAAGGCCATCCCTTCTAGTTTCTGTACGACACTTCCAGCACTTCTCCAGTGGGCTGGGTCGTCAGCTTTCTGCGCTGCCTTGATCGACtctggggctgaggggaactttgTGGATGAGGAGTGGGCGCTCCAACAAGGTATTCCTCTCACACATCTAAGAGACTCCACCCCTCTATTTGCCCTCGATGGCAGTTCCCTACCTAGGGTACAGAAAGAGACAATTCCATTGACTCTTACCATTTCTGGTAACCACAAAGAaacaatctcttttttttttatttctcagtcTCCTTTTACTCCCGTAGTGCTGGGCCATCCTTGGCTAGAACTCCATAATCCTCACATTGACTGGGCTAAGGGATCTATTTTGTCTTGGAAATTGTCATGTCATGTTGAGTGTTTAGTCTCTGCTGTTCCCCCTgtgtcttctgtttctgttttcagGAGGAGGCAGGAGATCTGACGGGAGTACCGGAGGAGTATCACAATTTGCGAGGGGTTTTCTGTCGTTCCCGAGCTATGTCTCTTCCGCCTCACCGCCCGTATGACCGCGCTATTGATCTTCTCCCGGGTACCACGCCTCCACGCGGTAGGCTCATCTCCCTTTCGGCTCCTGAACGGGAGGCATTAGAGAATTATTTATCCGAATCTCTCAGAGCCGGCACCATCGTTCCGTCCTTGTCTCCTGCAGGCGCtggtttttttttgtcaaaaagaaaGTCGGCTCTTTGCGTCCCTGCATAGATTATCGGGGGCTGAATGACATCACCGTTAAGAATGGTTACCCCTTGCCTCTGATGTCCTCAGCTTTTGAAATCCTGCAGGGGGCAAGAGTCTTTACCAAACTCGACTTCCGCAACGCGTATCATCTCGTGCGTATTCgggagggggacgagtggaagaccgcctttaatACACCCCTCGGACACTTTGAGTATAGGGTTCTTCCCTTCGGATTGGTTAACGCCCCCGCTGTCTTTCAGGCACTAATCAATGACATCCTTCGAGATATGCTCAATTTATTCGTTTTTGTCTATTTTGtctgatatttagattttttcgcCCTCTCTCCAGATTCATGTGCAACACGTTCGCCGTGTCCTCCAACGTCCACTCTCCGTTTCCTTACTGAAAGCTGTTTCCACTTCCCATATCAGTGTATACATTGTATttctatatgcaaaaaaaaatgcaaaataccaGCAAATATATAAACACTATGTATTTGAGTTCCTCTCACTCCATAATAAATCCTTTGCATTTAACCAGAGCAGGAGTGAAAAAAGCATTCACTATTATAAACACcacttttataaatgcacaaaataaattaacttaaagCAAAACTGAAACTAGCAGTGAGTGAGAAATGCACTGTAGAAATAAACCTGCGTTCATGTATTTCTCTCATTCAGCATCCCAAAACTAATGTGTTTCACGCTTGATATTAATTGCATTCTATACAGTAAGTTGAAGCATGTTTCATTTGATagaaaaagtgcaacttatattTCAGAAAATACAGGAATAGTAACATTTTAGGTCATTTGAATGCATGCGAACAGACAGCAGCTCATAAGTTTGAATCTGACCTGATCTTCTCTTGACGTgttatttgactttatttcttcttaaAGGAGATTTTAGTTCAGATGGTGACCAGAAGCTAAAAATGCAATATGAAAGTTCTCCAAACAACATGTAAGCACTGTATTCCAGGTCTTTTGATGCAAATCTCCTCCACCAAAACTCTCAGAAAGACAGCTTTCATATACAAGTCAGTGCATGATTTCTTTAATCATACATGATCATCTTATGGTGTTTTGAGATCATACAGGTCTGTGGCGTGTGTTTTCTCACCGTGTCTCCTGATTAAAGCTCATGGGTGGATCTCGTGTGCTCTGTCAGACACTGAAAAACATTCAGATCTTCCCATCACACACGTCACATTCACTGGGCTCTGTTTAATTCATGGTACATTCACATTGTGAGCTCAGCGTCTGCTTTGAGCTGAGTCCAGCAGAAGCACAGACTCTTCTGAATATTCTTTCTGTGGCTTTACTCGGCTCTTGAAGAAAACTTGGTTCATATTTGATTTGAAGGACATTTTGTTTATTCTTTATGAAAAGCAGTGAAATATACAAACACAGTCTAAACATGacatgagaaaaacacagactgaACCAAACAAATGGCATTAAAATACCCTTTCAATCCAATAACTTGAGAAGTGAATCCAGAGCAATGAGAGCAAGAACACGATCAGACGGACGAATGCAGCTGATTCTCAGACTAAACTCTGCTAAACGAATGACGTTAATGTAAATTTCACTCATGCGAAGCGACTACAGACAGTGTGACGTATCACAGCTCAAGCCTATAATCACAGTCAAGTCTCAAAGCCATTCTGCTGctgatttgcatgttttgtaAATGCTAATGACTGGGATCTGACCCTCAGAACGAGGAGCGTCTGACCTCGACTCGGAGCTGGAAAtcctctcgttctctctcacAAACCCTGCAGTAAATCTGTCATTTATCTGAGCGGAAACATCGGATAATGATCAAACACGAACAAAACACCGCCACACAATCTCAGGCCTGTATGTTCTTTCATTCTTTACATGGGAAAATACTCACATATTCCTCTAA comes from the Carassius carassius chromosome 39, fCarCar2.1, whole genome shotgun sequence genome and includes:
- the LOC132121140 gene encoding muscarinic acetylcholine receptor M3-like codes for the protein MNLTLSAEPGSFLTNSSPGMRANPVTEFVPRDVKTVNDSLLMQSSNLTVNATLESPESLGGHNIWQIVMIVFLCGSLSLVTITGNILVLVSFKVNKQLKTVNNYYLLSLAFADLIIGVLSMNLYTTYIIMDHWALGNWACDLWLAVDYVASNASVMNLLVISFDRYFSVTRPLTYRAKRTTKRAMTMIGLAWSISFILWAPAILFWQYFVGKRTVPLGECYIQFLSEPITTFCTAIAAFYLPVTIMTVLYWRIYKETENRSKELAGLKGSGNQGSPEEPVGNPGNSCSHSSSELHPSSQRSSGRTRTGRFGFWPLSCKAWKGRSGDSDSWNNNETTVSIDQSDQEEEEDGEDARAVYSISENLHPTEDATRPYRKGLSDHSKTSVRCSKDQPNASISLKDSALAKRFACKAKTQVNKRKKVSLVKEKKAAQTLSAILLAFIITWTPYNIMVLVNTFCDECIPETLWALGYWLCYVNSTVNPMCYALCNKTFRTTFRSILLCQWSQKNKPNKPPLQQRQPAATFRKQSPAEL